In a single window of the Streptacidiphilus sp. P02-A3a genome:
- a CDS encoding phytanoyl-CoA dioxygenase family protein, with product MPTLTEFPLTDAEREALPTDEEVAAYAEHGWYLSRRLFTDEELDTLQAATEQYYRGRQDRELPLRPPNLAHWEPAHGEVQRHNDYVHYESDAIAAILRKPLIGAVAARLAEADRIRVFQATLIYKPPVAEEPSNQVPWHFDRHYWQTCSSERMLTAFIPFHDCGEEMGTITMVDGSHRWRELDAGEDSSRHFAHRDRGELEQLLSENARFNGQEVRKIPMVIPRGHVSFHHCRTYHGSGANLSGAPRRAVSLHLQDGDNHYRRYQRADGSDVVYNHDVLVRRTPQGQPDYADPEFCPTIWTGQG from the coding sequence ATGCCCACCCTGACCGAATTCCCACTGACCGACGCCGAACGGGAGGCGCTGCCCACCGACGAGGAGGTGGCGGCCTACGCCGAGCACGGCTGGTACCTCTCCCGGCGGCTGTTCACCGACGAGGAGCTGGACACCCTCCAGGCCGCCACCGAGCAGTACTACCGCGGTCGGCAGGACCGCGAACTGCCGCTGCGCCCACCGAACCTGGCCCACTGGGAGCCCGCCCACGGCGAGGTCCAGCGGCACAACGACTACGTCCACTACGAGAGCGACGCGATCGCCGCGATCCTGCGCAAGCCGCTGATCGGCGCGGTGGCCGCGCGGCTGGCCGAGGCGGACCGGATCCGGGTGTTCCAGGCCACCCTGATCTACAAGCCGCCGGTCGCCGAGGAGCCCAGCAACCAGGTGCCCTGGCACTTCGACCGGCACTACTGGCAGACCTGTAGCTCGGAGCGGATGCTCACCGCCTTCATCCCCTTCCACGACTGCGGCGAGGAGATGGGCACCATCACCATGGTCGACGGCAGCCACCGCTGGCGCGAACTCGACGCCGGTGAGGACTCCAGCCGCCACTTCGCCCATCGCGACCGCGGCGAGCTGGAGCAACTGCTCTCCGAAAACGCCCGGTTCAACGGGCAGGAGGTCCGGAAGATCCCGATGGTGATCCCGCGCGGACACGTCAGCTTCCACCACTGCCGGACCTACCACGGCAGCGGCGCCAACCTCTCCGGCGCGCCGCGCCGCGCGGTCTCGCTGCACCTGCAGGACGGCGACAACCACTACCGGCGCTACCAGCGCGCGGACGGCAGCGACGTGGTCTACAACCACGACGTGCTGGTCCGGCGCACCCCGCAGGGCCAACCCGACTACGCGGACCCGGAGTTCTGCCCGACCATCTGGACCGGCCAAGGGTGA
- a CDS encoding alpha-ketoacid dehydrogenase subunit beta, with protein MSMLSYTKALNRALTDALAADPSVCVFGEDIGAGLAGPTLGLQRRFGADRVVDTPLSEQAFTGMAVGAALAGRRPVIEFQIPSLLFLVFEQLVNQAHKFSLMTGGQGSVPLVCLVPGSGSRDGWAGQHSDHPYSLFAHAGVKTLVPATPTDAYGLLAAAIRDPDPVVVFAPAAALGVREDVTWELAPIPIGSARVHRAGTDVTVVAVGHLVHDALAVAEELAEEISVEVFDPRTLHPFDWTALAASLERTGRLVVVDDSNRSCGIGAEVVATAAEEMRLLAPPRRITRPDGAVLPFAPALDRSLQPSRDQLRHAIRTVVK; from the coding sequence ATGAGCATGCTCTCCTACACCAAGGCGCTGAACCGGGCGCTGACCGACGCCCTGGCCGCCGACCCCTCGGTGTGCGTCTTCGGCGAGGACATCGGCGCCGGTCTGGCCGGTCCCACGCTGGGGCTGCAACGGCGCTTCGGCGCCGACCGGGTGGTGGACACCCCGCTCTCCGAGCAGGCGTTCACCGGGATGGCGGTCGGCGCGGCGCTGGCCGGACGGCGGCCGGTGATCGAGTTCCAGATCCCCTCGCTGCTGTTCCTGGTCTTCGAGCAACTGGTGAACCAGGCACACAAGTTCTCATTGATGACGGGTGGTCAGGGCAGCGTCCCGCTGGTCTGCCTGGTGCCCGGCTCCGGCTCCCGGGACGGCTGGGCCGGACAGCACTCGGACCACCCGTACAGCCTGTTCGCGCACGCCGGGGTGAAGACCCTGGTTCCGGCCACCCCCACCGACGCGTACGGGCTGCTGGCCGCCGCGATCCGCGATCCGGACCCGGTGGTGGTGTTCGCCCCGGCCGCCGCGCTCGGCGTCCGCGAGGACGTCACCTGGGAGCTCGCGCCGATCCCGATCGGCTCGGCCCGGGTGCACCGCGCCGGGACCGACGTGACCGTGGTCGCCGTCGGCCATCTGGTCCACGACGCCCTCGCCGTGGCCGAGGAACTCGCCGAGGAGATCTCGGTCGAGGTGTTCGACCCACGGACGCTCCACCCCTTCGACTGGACCGCGCTGGCCGCCTCGCTGGAGCGCACCGGCCGCCTGGTGGTGGTGGACGACTCCAACCGCAGCTGCGGGATCGGAGCCGAGGTGGTCGCCACCGCCGCCGAGGAGATGCGGCTGCTCGCGCCACCGCGCCGGATCACCCGCCCGGACGGCGCGGTACTGCCGTTCGCCCCGGCCCTGGACCGTAGCCTGCAACCGAGCCGCGACCAGCTCCGACACGCCATCCGCACCGTCGTGAAGTGA
- a CDS encoding protease pro-enzyme activation domain-containing protein, giving the protein MAAGTVALASPSQAAAPAPAVRALAGTHPDWAAPSADKGATPANDQITARVYLAGRDPAGLAAYAKAVSSPGSGAYGQFLKPARVRQLFGATAKQIADVRAWAGHAGLTVVGSDPHYLDVHGSAAAVDRAFGTRLHEYAVRGKLLKAPDSNAVVPAAVASAILGVTGLSDTAPTMRAQATPVGNSALGAVPETAGKPKPGLPTVATCSNYWGQKQVSGAPKGYTAKTSFDQCSYTPAQLRKAYGVTASGLTGKGATVAIVDAYGSSTMLADANKFAVNHGDKAFRKGQYSEVVTPKLWTQTGANDGCGGGPAGWAGEESLDVEMVHGLAPDADVVYVGANSCSDQDLMAALSTIVDKHLADVVSSSWSGLMHTTAGDEAPATVAAYEQIFEQGAAEGIGFDFAAGDCGNESPAAAATGANCDSTSTEAQTGFPSADPWVTDVGGTALGIKDASGGYGFETDMGTLRSALSADGKSWTPFPGTFYFGGGGGTSQDFAEPWYQGPVVPGKLAHTLMTGAASKTAQRVTPDVAMNGDLYTSVLVGMSDGSPYSEGGYGGTSVAAPEFSGIQADAIQARHGRAIGFANPSIYERANSADFHDVVNNTLGKGQQPLNSVADFGVISGSLKVRLVAFGRDFGLAATKGYDDATGVGSPDAAYLESFR; this is encoded by the coding sequence ATGGCCGCCGGGACCGTGGCCCTCGCCTCTCCCTCGCAGGCCGCGGCCCCCGCCCCGGCCGTGCGGGCCCTCGCCGGTACCCACCCGGATTGGGCCGCACCCTCCGCCGACAAGGGCGCGACACCCGCGAACGACCAGATCACCGCGCGCGTCTACCTCGCCGGTCGCGACCCGGCCGGGCTGGCCGCGTACGCCAAGGCCGTGTCCTCGCCCGGCAGCGGCGCGTACGGCCAGTTCCTCAAGCCCGCGCGGGTGCGGCAGCTCTTCGGGGCCACCGCGAAGCAGATCGCGGACGTCCGCGCCTGGGCCGGGCACGCGGGCCTGACCGTCGTCGGCAGCGACCCGCACTACCTCGACGTGCACGGCTCCGCCGCCGCCGTCGACCGCGCCTTCGGCACCCGGCTGCACGAGTACGCGGTGCGGGGCAAGCTGCTCAAGGCGCCCGACAGCAACGCCGTGGTCCCGGCGGCGGTGGCCTCGGCCATCCTCGGCGTCACCGGGCTCAGCGACACCGCGCCGACCATGCGGGCCCAGGCCACGCCGGTCGGCAACAGCGCGCTCGGCGCCGTCCCCGAGACCGCCGGGAAGCCCAAGCCGGGCCTGCCCACGGTCGCCACCTGCTCCAACTACTGGGGCCAGAAGCAGGTCAGCGGCGCGCCCAAGGGCTACACCGCGAAGACCAGCTTCGACCAGTGCTCCTACACCCCGGCGCAGCTGCGCAAGGCCTACGGGGTGACCGCCTCCGGGCTGACCGGCAAGGGCGCGACGGTGGCCATCGTGGACGCCTACGGCTCCTCGACCATGCTGGCCGACGCGAACAAGTTCGCGGTGAACCACGGTGACAAGGCCTTCCGCAAGGGCCAGTACAGCGAGGTGGTCACCCCGAAGCTGTGGACCCAGACCGGTGCCAACGACGGCTGCGGCGGCGGCCCCGCGGGCTGGGCGGGCGAGGAGTCGCTGGACGTGGAGATGGTGCACGGGCTGGCCCCGGACGCCGACGTGGTCTACGTCGGCGCCAACTCCTGCTCCGACCAGGACCTGATGGCCGCGCTCAGCACCATCGTCGATAAGCACCTGGCCGACGTGGTCTCCAGCTCCTGGTCCGGGCTGATGCACACCACGGCCGGTGACGAGGCCCCGGCCACGGTCGCCGCCTACGAGCAGATCTTCGAGCAGGGAGCGGCCGAGGGCATCGGCTTCGACTTCGCCGCCGGTGACTGCGGCAACGAGTCCCCGGCGGCCGCGGCCACCGGCGCCAACTGCGACAGCACCAGCACCGAGGCGCAGACCGGCTTCCCGTCGGCGGACCCGTGGGTCACCGACGTCGGCGGCACCGCCCTCGGCATCAAGGACGCCAGCGGCGGCTACGGCTTCGAGACCGACATGGGCACGCTGCGCTCCGCGCTCAGCGCCGACGGCAAGAGCTGGACGCCGTTCCCCGGCACCTTCTACTTCGGTGGCGGCGGCGGTACCAGCCAGGACTTCGCCGAGCCGTGGTACCAGGGCCCGGTCGTGCCCGGCAAGCTGGCGCACACGCTGATGACCGGCGCGGCCAGCAAGACCGCGCAGCGGGTCACCCCCGACGTCGCCATGAACGGCGACCTGTACACCTCGGTCCTGGTCGGCATGTCCGACGGCAGCCCGTACAGCGAGGGCGGCTACGGCGGCACCAGCGTCGCCGCGCCGGAGTTCTCCGGGATCCAGGCGGACGCGATCCAGGCCAGGCACGGCCGGGCGATCGGCTTCGCCAACCCGTCGATCTACGAGCGGGCCAACAGCGCCGACTTCCACGACGTGGTCAACAACACCCTGGGCAAGGGGCAGCAGCCGCTGAACTCGGTCGCCGACTTCGGCGTGATCAGCGGCAGCCTGAAGGTGCGCCTGGTCGCCTTCGGCCGTGACTTCGGTCTGGCCGCGACCAAGGGCTACGACGACGCGACCGGCGTCGGTTCGCCGGACGCGGCCTACCTGGAGTCCTTCCGGTAG
- a CDS encoding PPOX class F420-dependent oxidoreductase, whose translation MTRRIATNTAVDREAMLEFVGSRHRGLLITTRSDGRPQASPVSCGADASGRIVVSTYPQRAKARNARRDPRVSIVVLSEDFDGPWLQVDGSAEVIDATEDVEPLVEYFRCIAGEHPDWDEYRAAMVKQGKALLRITPERWGPVATGGFPAALAED comes from the coding sequence ATGACGCGACGAATCGCCACCAACACCGCCGTCGACCGCGAGGCCATGCTTGAGTTCGTCGGCTCCCGGCATCGCGGCCTGCTGATCACCACCCGCTCCGACGGTCGGCCGCAGGCGTCGCCGGTCTCCTGCGGGGCGGACGCCTCGGGCCGGATCGTGGTCTCCACCTACCCGCAGCGGGCCAAGGCCCGCAACGCCCGGCGTGACCCGCGGGTCAGCATCGTGGTCCTCTCCGAGGACTTCGACGGCCCGTGGCTCCAGGTCGACGGCTCGGCCGAGGTCATCGACGCGACCGAGGACGTCGAACCCCTGGTCGAGTACTTCCGGTGCATCGCCGGTGAGCACCCGGACTGGGACGAGTACCGGGCGGCGATGGTGAAGCAGGGCAAGGCGCTGCTGCGGATCACCCCCGAGCGCTGGGGCCCGGTGGCCACCGGCGGCTTCCCGGCCGCCCTCGCCGAGGACTGA
- a CDS encoding thiamine pyrophosphate-dependent dehydrogenase E1 component subunit alpha translates to MTDHRTPDLSTLLGRYRMLRLIRGFEELALTLVKSGAIVGGTHPYIGQEAVAVGVCAALRPQDRITSTHRGHGHVLAKGAEPRRLLAELTGRVGGLNQGRGGSMHAADLSLGILGANGIVGAGAPIAVGAAWAARQAAEDRVVVTFFGDGALNQGVLLESLNLAAMWRLPVLFVCEDNGYATTLPAEVAVAGSALGRAAAFGIPAAEVDGMDTEAVLAAAGAAVDRARAGQGPGFLRCRTYRYQGHHTMERRMKVNYRSAEEVDAWRARDPLPRAAALLDRAERADCDRELAELLAEAEQFALASEHPDPAGACDHLYASGLRPRAGAVA, encoded by the coding sequence GTGACGGACCATCGGACGCCGGACCTGAGCACCCTCCTGGGGCGCTACCGGATGCTGCGACTCATCCGGGGCTTCGAGGAGTTGGCGCTGACCCTGGTGAAGTCGGGGGCGATCGTCGGCGGCACCCACCCGTACATCGGCCAGGAGGCGGTCGCTGTCGGGGTGTGCGCGGCGCTGCGCCCGCAGGACCGGATCACCAGTACCCACCGGGGCCACGGGCACGTCCTGGCCAAGGGCGCCGAACCGCGCCGTCTGCTCGCCGAACTCACCGGCCGCGTAGGCGGGTTGAACCAGGGCCGGGGCGGCTCCATGCACGCCGCCGACCTCTCCCTGGGCATCCTGGGCGCCAACGGCATCGTCGGCGCGGGTGCGCCGATCGCGGTCGGCGCGGCCTGGGCCGCCCGGCAGGCCGCCGAGGACCGGGTGGTGGTCACCTTCTTCGGCGACGGCGCGCTCAACCAGGGCGTACTGCTGGAGTCGCTGAACCTGGCCGCGATGTGGCGGCTGCCGGTGCTGTTCGTCTGCGAGGACAACGGCTACGCGACCACGCTCCCGGCCGAGGTGGCGGTGGCGGGCAGCGCCCTGGGCCGGGCCGCCGCCTTCGGCATCCCGGCGGCCGAGGTGGACGGGATGGACACCGAGGCGGTACTGGCCGCCGCCGGCGCGGCCGTGGACCGGGCCCGCGCCGGACAGGGGCCCGGGTTCCTGCGCTGCCGCACCTACCGGTACCAGGGCCACCACACCATGGAGCGCCGGATGAAGGTCAACTACCGTTCCGCCGAGGAGGTCGACGCCTGGCGGGCCCGCGATCCGCTGCCGCGCGCGGCGGCGCTGCTGGACCGCGCCGAACGCGCCGACTGCGACCGCGAGTTGGCCGAACTGCTGGCCGAGGCCGAGCAGTTCGCGCTCGCCTCGGAGCACCCCGATCCGGCCGGGGCCTGCGACCACCTGTACGCCAGCGGGCTGCGCCCGAGAGCGGGGGCGGTGGCATGA
- the pgm gene encoding phosphoglucomutase (alpha-D-glucose-1,6-bisphosphate-dependent): MVHERAGQPARPSDLVDVPRLVTAYYSLVPDPADPGQRVAFGTSGHRGSSFATAFNEAHIAATTQAICEYRAQQGTTGPLFLGVDTHALSEPARVTALEVLAGNGVTVLIDSQDGFTPTPAVSLAILTHNRGRAQGAPGAADGIVVTPSHNPPGDGGFKYNPPHGGPADSRATGWIQDRANQLIEKGLAEVKRIPYPRALAAATTGRYDFLGAYVTDLPNVLDLDAVRAAGVRIGADPLGGASVGYWGRIAEQHRLDLTVVNPETDPTWRFMTLDWDGKIRMDCSSPYAMASLIEQRAGYQIATGNDADADRHGIVTPDAGLMNPNHYLAVAISYLYRHREGWPGAAGVGKTLVSSSMIDRVAADLGRELVEVPVGFKWFVDGLLTGALGFGGEESAGASFLRRDGSVWTTDKDGLLLALLASEILAVTGRSPSEHYTALTERFGAPAYARVDAPASREQKAVLAALSPEQVQAGELAGEPITAVLTRAPGNDEAVGGLKVCTENAWFAARPSGTEDVYKIYAESFLGPEHLARVQQEARALVGSVLGGEG; encoded by the coding sequence ATGGTGCACGAACGGGCCGGACAACCGGCGCGGCCGAGCGATCTCGTCGACGTACCACGGCTGGTGACAGCGTACTACTCGCTGGTACCGGACCCGGCCGATCCAGGCCAGCGGGTCGCCTTCGGCACCTCGGGCCATCGCGGCTCCTCGTTCGCGACCGCCTTCAACGAGGCCCACATCGCGGCCACCACCCAGGCGATCTGCGAATACCGCGCACAGCAGGGCACCACCGGGCCGCTGTTCCTCGGCGTCGACACCCACGCGCTGTCGGAGCCCGCCCGGGTGACCGCGCTGGAGGTGCTGGCCGGCAACGGCGTCACCGTGCTGATCGACAGCCAGGACGGCTTCACCCCCACTCCGGCGGTGTCGCTGGCGATCCTCACCCACAACCGGGGCCGGGCCCAGGGCGCGCCCGGGGCGGCCGACGGCATCGTGGTCACCCCCTCGCACAACCCGCCCGGCGACGGCGGCTTCAAGTACAACCCGCCGCACGGCGGACCGGCGGACTCACGGGCCACCGGCTGGATCCAGGACCGGGCCAACCAGCTGATCGAGAAGGGCCTGGCCGAGGTCAAGCGGATCCCCTACCCGCGCGCGCTCGCCGCCGCGACCACCGGGCGGTACGACTTCCTCGGCGCCTACGTGACCGATCTGCCGAACGTGCTCGACCTGGACGCGGTCCGCGCCGCCGGGGTGCGCATCGGCGCCGACCCGCTCGGCGGCGCCTCCGTCGGCTACTGGGGCCGGATCGCCGAACAGCACCGGCTCGACCTGACCGTGGTCAACCCGGAGACCGACCCCACCTGGCGCTTCATGACGCTGGACTGGGACGGCAAGATCCGGATGGACTGCTCCTCGCCCTACGCCATGGCCTCGCTGATCGAGCAGCGCGCCGGGTACCAGATCGCCACCGGCAACGACGCCGACGCCGACCGGCACGGCATCGTCACCCCGGACGCCGGGCTGATGAACCCCAACCACTACCTCGCCGTCGCCATCTCCTACCTCTACCGGCACCGCGAGGGCTGGCCGGGGGCCGCCGGGGTGGGCAAGACCCTGGTCTCCTCGTCGATGATCGACCGGGTCGCCGCCGACCTGGGCCGGGAGCTGGTGGAGGTCCCGGTCGGCTTCAAGTGGTTCGTCGACGGCCTGCTCACCGGCGCGCTGGGCTTCGGCGGCGAGGAGTCCGCCGGGGCCTCCTTCCTGCGGCGCGACGGCAGTGTCTGGACCACCGACAAGGACGGGCTGCTGCTGGCCCTGCTGGCTTCCGAGATCCTCGCGGTGACCGGGCGCAGCCCCTCCGAGCACTACACCGCGCTCACCGAGCGCTTCGGCGCGCCGGCCTACGCCCGGGTGGACGCGCCCGCGAGCCGCGAACAGAAGGCGGTGCTGGCGGCGCTGTCGCCGGAGCAGGTCCAGGCCGGGGAGTTGGCGGGGGAACCGATCACCGCCGTGCTGACCCGCGCGCCGGGCAACGACGAGGCGGTCGGCGGGCTGAAGGTCTGCACCGAGAACGCCTGGTTCGCGGCCCGCCCCTCCGGGACCGAGGACGTCTACAAGATCTACGCGGAGAGCTTCCTCGGTCCGGAGCACCTGGCCCGGGTGCAGCAGGAGGCCAGGGCGCTGGTCGGCAGCGTACTGGGGGGCGAGGGCTGA
- a CDS encoding DUF3050 domain-containing protein: protein MSDRYHWDRTHPGLSSLREAIEPLRREVVEHPVYAELNSHERVRAFLERHVFAVWDFMSLLKSLQRELTCVDVPWVPQGPTASRRLINDIVLVEESDELGEGYTSHFELYVEGMRQAGADPKPVGDFLELLRAGTAVPEALKVAEVPQAAVAFTATTWEIIENAPVHCRAAAFAFGREDLIPEMFEQVIRIDDADGALTVFKDYLARHIEVDGEQHTPMAMQMLIDLCGDDQAKWQACADTVRTALAARVALWTAISESFAELPVRTAV from the coding sequence ATGAGCGACCGGTACCACTGGGACCGCACCCACCCCGGACTGTCCAGCCTGCGCGAGGCCATCGAGCCGCTGCGCCGCGAGGTGGTGGAGCACCCGGTCTACGCCGAGTTGAACAGCCACGAGCGGGTCCGCGCGTTCCTGGAGCGCCACGTCTTCGCGGTCTGGGACTTCATGTCCCTGCTGAAGAGCCTCCAGCGCGAACTCACCTGCGTGGACGTGCCGTGGGTGCCGCAGGGTCCGACCGCCAGCCGCCGGCTGATCAACGACATCGTGCTGGTGGAGGAGAGCGACGAACTCGGCGAGGGCTACACCAGCCACTTCGAGCTGTACGTCGAGGGCATGCGGCAGGCCGGGGCCGACCCGAAGCCGGTCGGCGACTTCCTGGAGCTGCTGCGCGCGGGCACCGCGGTGCCGGAGGCGCTGAAGGTGGCCGAGGTCCCGCAGGCCGCCGTCGCGTTCACCGCGACCACCTGGGAGATCATCGAGAACGCGCCGGTGCACTGCCGGGCCGCCGCCTTCGCCTTCGGCCGCGAGGACCTGATCCCGGAGATGTTCGAGCAGGTCATCCGGATCGACGACGCCGACGGCGCGCTCACGGTCTTCAAGGACTACCTGGCCCGGCACATCGAGGTGGACGGCGAGCAGCACACGCCGATGGCCATGCAGATGCTGATCGACCTGTGCGGCGACGACCAGGCCAAGTGGCAGGCCTGCGCCGACACCGTGCGCACCGCGCTGGCCGCCCGGGTCGCCCTGTGGACCGCGATCAGCGAGTCCTTCGCCGAACTGCCGGTCCGAACCGCCGTCTGA
- a CDS encoding DedA family protein, protein MSAALLAVNPTSGSSLLSAFGALAVLVVTFAEAGLLVVGFLLPGDTLLFPAGVFCAATVGNGPHLTLWQVLLCAAIGSIAGTQFSYYLGRRGGQAALARGGNRRLRAVVGRGEDFLARYGHRKAILLGRFVPMVRSVLGPVAGMLRVPAATFTLWQVIGGLAWTQSMVLLGYWLGAAVPGVENYLLPLVALVVALSLVPVLLQRNRGNRASARQKAPAEHPDRPPTDDRTGEQTGERAGEQVGERTGGSTPSGLGRRGGRGDRS, encoded by the coding sequence GTGAGCGCGGCCCTGCTGGCGGTCAACCCAACGAGCGGTTCGTCACTGCTCTCGGCGTTCGGCGCGCTGGCCGTCCTGGTGGTGACCTTCGCCGAGGCCGGTCTGCTGGTGGTCGGCTTCCTCCTGCCCGGCGACACCCTGCTGTTCCCGGCCGGGGTGTTCTGCGCCGCCACCGTCGGCAACGGGCCGCACCTGACGCTGTGGCAGGTGCTGCTCTGCGCGGCCATCGGCTCGATCGCGGGCACCCAGTTCAGCTACTACCTCGGCCGTCGCGGCGGGCAGGCCGCACTGGCCCGCGGCGGCAACCGGAGACTGCGGGCGGTGGTCGGCCGGGGTGAGGACTTCCTGGCCCGCTACGGCCATCGCAAGGCCATCCTGCTCGGCCGCTTCGTGCCCATGGTGCGCAGCGTGCTCGGCCCGGTCGCCGGGATGCTGCGCGTCCCGGCGGCGACGTTCACCCTCTGGCAGGTGATCGGCGGCCTGGCCTGGACCCAGAGCATGGTGCTGCTCGGGTACTGGTTGGGCGCGGCGGTTCCGGGGGTGGAGAACTACCTGCTGCCGCTGGTGGCCCTGGTGGTGGCGCTGTCGCTGGTCCCGGTGCTGCTCCAGCGCAACCGCGGCAACCGGGCGTCGGCCCGTCAGAAAGCCCCCGCCGAGCACCCCGACCGCCCCCCGACGGACGATCGGACAGGTGAACAGACGGGGGAACGGGCGGGCGAACAGGTCGGCGAGCGGACCGGCGGCAGCACCCCCAGCGGCCTCGGGCGGCGCGGCGGCCGCGGGGACCGGAGCTGA
- a CDS encoding S53 family peptidase, translated as MRTNSKLATTRRIALPLLGTASLAIGGLLAAVPAGAATPTAHNGTSWVRSCAVVHAAGEMACNALRVTNTAEHVHALGVTAAATPSGYGPSSLLSAYNLPANGGAGQTVAIVDAYNDPNAASDMATYRSQYGLPACTTASGCFKQVSQTGTSTLPSADAGWAEEESLDLDMVSAIAPNAHVILVEAKSATTANLGTAVNEAVKLGAKFVSNSYGGSESSSDPSYDTKYYDHPGVAITVSAGDGGYGVEYPAASQYVTSVGGTSLSTASNSRGWTESVWNTSSTEGTGSGCSAYDAKPSWQKDSGCSKRMVADVSAVADPATGVAVYDNYGGDPGWEVFGGTSVASPLIAAVYADAGTPTASYPSADPYAHTSALNDVTTGSTSTCSPAYFCTAEVGYDGPTGLGTPNGLAAFTG; from the coding sequence ACAACGGGACCTCGTGGGTCCGCTCCTGCGCCGTGGTCCACGCCGCGGGCGAGATGGCCTGCAACGCCCTGCGGGTCACCAACACCGCCGAGCACGTCCACGCCCTGGGCGTGACCGCCGCCGCCACCCCCTCCGGCTACGGTCCCAGCAGCCTGCTCAGCGCGTACAACCTCCCCGCCAACGGCGGCGCCGGACAGACCGTCGCCATCGTCGACGCGTACAACGACCCCAACGCGGCCAGCGACATGGCCACCTACCGCAGCCAGTACGGGCTGCCCGCCTGCACCACCGCCAGCGGCTGCTTCAAGCAGGTCAGCCAGACCGGTACCAGCACCCTGCCGAGCGCCGACGCGGGTTGGGCCGAGGAGGAGTCGCTGGACCTGGACATGGTCTCGGCGATAGCCCCGAACGCCCACGTGATCCTGGTCGAGGCGAAGAGCGCGACCACCGCCAACCTGGGCACCGCCGTCAACGAGGCGGTCAAGCTGGGCGCGAAGTTCGTCTCCAACAGCTACGGCGGCTCCGAGTCCAGCTCCGACCCGAGCTACGACACCAAGTACTACGACCACCCGGGCGTGGCCATCACCGTCAGCGCGGGTGACGGCGGCTACGGCGTCGAGTACCCGGCGGCCTCGCAGTACGTCACCTCGGTCGGCGGCACCTCGCTGTCCACCGCCTCCAACTCGCGCGGCTGGACCGAGAGCGTGTGGAACACCAGCAGCACCGAGGGCACCGGCTCCGGCTGCTCCGCCTACGACGCCAAGCCCAGCTGGCAGAAGGACAGCGGCTGCTCCAAGCGCATGGTCGCGGACGTCTCGGCGGTCGCCGACCCGGCCACCGGCGTCGCGGTGTACGACAACTACGGCGGCGACCCGGGCTGGGAGGTCTTCGGCGGCACCAGCGTCGCCTCGCCGCTGATCGCGGCCGTCTACGCGGACGCCGGCACGCCCACCGCCAGCTATCCCTCGGCCGACCCGTACGCGCACACCTCCGCGCTGAACGACGTGACCACCGGCTCGACCTCCACCTGCTCCCCGGCCTACTTCTGCACCGCTGAGGTCGGCTACGACGGCCCGACCGGCCTCGGCACGCCGAACGGCCTCGCCGCCTTCACCGGCTGA